One genomic window of Branchiostoma floridae strain S238N-H82 chromosome 4, Bfl_VNyyK, whole genome shotgun sequence includes the following:
- the LOC118414977 gene encoding RCC1 domain-containing protein 1-like isoform X2 produces MGKLYVFGYNGFGQLRPDRQDNSLVHPVELEVTEPDDDDAVAMVTASWSSAAIFVASAGKTIIATQGFLNAESHQCRKFETDAVRSSAWIADSLVVVREGGECVQVDPCTGLQQGRWNGPDGVKFTDVVCRESTILALTDTGDITMLGDVQSTNPTPLPVYLGEKVKAVCCGKEHSLALTLSGRVFSWGNGSRGQLGHGTTEASNTPQVIEALEGVTMVTIAAGGWHSVSVSAFGDLYVWGWNEAGQLGLPTSKHKTGPSDHKPSISEMGQQGGDNVAEVLVQATPTIVDMPAGQEVSKGMASS; encoded by the exons ATGGGAAAGTTGTATGTTTTTGGTTATAATGGTTTTGGCCAGCTGAGACCCGACAGACAAGATAATTCCCTGGTCCATCCTGTGGAGCtggaggttactgagccagatgatgatgatgcggTTGCTATGGTTACTGCTTCATGGAGTTCAGCTGCCATCTTTGTAG CTTCTGCAGGCAAAACAATCATCGCGACCCAAGGGTTTTTAAACGCTGAGTCCCACCAGTGCAGAAAGTTTGAGACTGATGCTGTCAGGAGTTCAGCTTGGATAGCTGACAGCCTGGTGGTGGTGCGGGAGGGGGGCGAGTGTGTGCAGGTGGACCCCTGTACAGGACTGCAGCAGGGCAGATGGAATGGTCCAGATGGAGTCAAGTTCACTGATGTGGTTTGTAGGGAGAGCACCATACTGGCACTGACAG ATACTGGTGACATCACCATGCTGGGGGATGTGCAGTCTACCAACCCTACCCCCCTGCCTGTGTACCTGGGCGAGAAGGTTAAGGCTGTCTGCTGTGGCAAGGAACATTCCCTAGCACTAACTCTCAGTGGGAGGGTGTTCAGTTGGGGGAATGGCAG CCGAGGACAGCTGGGTCATGGAACAACTGAAGCCTCCAACACTCCACAGGTCATAGAGGCATTGGAAGGGGTTACCATGGTGACCATAGCTGCTGGGGGCTGGCATTCTGTCTCTGTCAGTG CTTTTGGAGACCTGTATGTCTGGGGCTGGAATGAGGCGGGACAGTTAGGATTACCCACATCCAAACACAAGACTGGACCCTCAGACCACAAACCTTCCATCAGTGAAATGGGCCAGCAAGGCGGTGACAATGTAGCAGAGGTGCTGGTACAGGCCACTCCTACCATAGTGGACATGCCAGCGGGTCAGGAGGTATCAAAG GGGATGGCCAGCTCTTGA
- the LOC118414977 gene encoding RCC1 domain-containing protein 1-like isoform X1, translating to MGKLYVFGYNGFGQLRPDRQDNSLVHPVELEVTEPDDDDAVAMVTASWSSAAIFVASAGKTIIATQGFLNAESHQCRKFETDAVRSSAWIADSLVVVREGGECVQVDPCTGLQQGRWNGPDGVKFTDVVCRESTILALTDTGDITMLGDVQSTNPTPLPVYLGEKVKAVCCGKEHSLALTLSGRVFSWGNGSRGQLGHGTTEASNTPQVIEALEGVTMVTIAAGGWHSVSVSAFGDLYVWGWNEAGQLGLPTSKHKTGPSDHKPSISEMGQQGGDNVAEVLVQATPTIVDMPAGQEVSKVSCGSRHTAVLTRDGQLLTWGWGAYGQLGNGQTERCEVPRAVEFFKQRKVTNVWCGPWNDFVQVEE from the exons ATGGGAAAGTTGTATGTTTTTGGTTATAATGGTTTTGGCCAGCTGAGACCCGACAGACAAGATAATTCCCTGGTCCATCCTGTGGAGCtggaggttactgagccagatgatgatgatgcggTTGCTATGGTTACTGCTTCATGGAGTTCAGCTGCCATCTTTGTAG CTTCTGCAGGCAAAACAATCATCGCGACCCAAGGGTTTTTAAACGCTGAGTCCCACCAGTGCAGAAAGTTTGAGACTGATGCTGTCAGGAGTTCAGCTTGGATAGCTGACAGCCTGGTGGTGGTGCGGGAGGGGGGCGAGTGTGTGCAGGTGGACCCCTGTACAGGACTGCAGCAGGGCAGATGGAATGGTCCAGATGGAGTCAAGTTCACTGATGTGGTTTGTAGGGAGAGCACCATACTGGCACTGACAG ATACTGGTGACATCACCATGCTGGGGGATGTGCAGTCTACCAACCCTACCCCCCTGCCTGTGTACCTGGGCGAGAAGGTTAAGGCTGTCTGCTGTGGCAAGGAACATTCCCTAGCACTAACTCTCAGTGGGAGGGTGTTCAGTTGGGGGAATGGCAG CCGAGGACAGCTGGGTCATGGAACAACTGAAGCCTCCAACACTCCACAGGTCATAGAGGCATTGGAAGGGGTTACCATGGTGACCATAGCTGCTGGGGGCTGGCATTCTGTCTCTGTCAGTG CTTTTGGAGACCTGTATGTCTGGGGCTGGAATGAGGCGGGACAGTTAGGATTACCCACATCCAAACACAAGACTGGACCCTCAGACCACAAACCTTCCATCAGTGAAATGGGCCAGCAAGGCGGTGACAATGTAGCAGAGGTGCTGGTACAGGCCACTCCTACCATAGTGGACATGCCAGCGGGTCAGGAGGTATCAAAGGTCAGCTGTGGGTCCAGACATACAGCAGTTCTCACTA GGGATGGCCAGCTCTTGACATGGGGATGGG GTGCTTATGGTCAGTTAGGCAATGGACAGACAGAGAGGTGTGAGGTTCCTCGCGCAGTGGAGTTCTTCAAGCAGAGAAAAGTAACTAATGTATGGTGTGGCCCATGGAATGATTTCGTACAAGTGGAGGAGTAA
- the LOC118414978 gene encoding probable tRNA pseudouridine synthase 1 isoform X1, with the protein MSPGAAVEPLSRLSRVFAVHKPVGWTSADVVRKIRAVLCTEMRSRGAQVKLRSIKLGHGGTLDCRAAGVLVLGLGKGTKQLHNLLNTTQKRYIAEGLLGKATDTYDTGGEITEEKHFDHITEDTFRQTMDTFRGEQMQVAPIYSALKVGGERMSDRVRRGETVEPKPPRPVVVHSLELLSFNPPHFQLAVTCGAGFYVRSLVHDLGHAVDSCAHMTSLCRVQQGLFTLQQALPLERWTLPDIEAAVHI; encoded by the exons ATGTCCCCGGGAGCAGCTGTAGAGCCCCTGTCCCGGCTGAGCCGGGTGTTTGCAGTTCACAAGCCTGTGGGATGGACATCTGCAGATGTGGTCAGGAAAATCCGGGCTGTTCTATGTACAG AGATGAGGAGTAGAGGTGCCCAGGTGAAACTTCGCTCCATCAAACTCGGCCATGGAGGCACGCTGGACTGCAGGGCAGCTGGGGTTTTAG TTCTAGGTCTGGGTAAAGGAACAAAGCAGCTTCATAACCTtctcaacacaacacaaaag AGATATATAGCAGAGGGACTGCTAGGGAAGGCCACAGATACCTATGATACTGGTGGAGAGATCACAGAGGAGAAACATTTTG ATCACATCACAGAAGACACCTTCAGGCAGACCATGGACACTTTCAGAGGAGAACAAATGCAGGTGGCTCCCAT CTACTCAGCGCTGAAGGTTGGGGGTGAGCGGATGTCTGATCGGGTGAGGAGAGGGGAGACAGTGGAACCCAAGCCTCCACGTCCTGTGGTTGTCCACTCTCTGGAACTCCTCAGTTTCAACCCCCCTCATTTCCAACTTG CGGTGACCTGTGGTGCAGGCTTCTATGTGAGATCCCTTGTTCATGACCTGGGGCATG CTGTTGACAGCTGTGCCCACATGACATCACTGTGTAGAGTACAGCAGGGACTATTCACACTGCAGCAGGCACTACCACTGGAGAGGTGGACACTACCAGACATAGAGGCAGCTGTCCACATTTGA
- the LOC118414978 gene encoding probable tRNA pseudouridine synthase 1 isoform X2, protein MSPGAAVEPLSRLSRVFAVHKPVGWTSADVVRKIRAVLCTEMRSRGAQVKLRSIKLGHGGTLDCRAAGVLVLGLGKGTKQLHNLLNTTQKRYIAEGLLGKATDTYDTGGEITEEKHFDHITEDTFRQTMDTFRGEQMQVAPIYSALKVGGERMSDRVRRGETVEPKPPRPVVVHSLELLSFNPPHFQLGKVEYSTSSTAQAVCGDLWCRLLCEIPCS, encoded by the exons ATGTCCCCGGGAGCAGCTGTAGAGCCCCTGTCCCGGCTGAGCCGGGTGTTTGCAGTTCACAAGCCTGTGGGATGGACATCTGCAGATGTGGTCAGGAAAATCCGGGCTGTTCTATGTACAG AGATGAGGAGTAGAGGTGCCCAGGTGAAACTTCGCTCCATCAAACTCGGCCATGGAGGCACGCTGGACTGCAGGGCAGCTGGGGTTTTAG TTCTAGGTCTGGGTAAAGGAACAAAGCAGCTTCATAACCTtctcaacacaacacaaaag AGATATATAGCAGAGGGACTGCTAGGGAAGGCCACAGATACCTATGATACTGGTGGAGAGATCACAGAGGAGAAACATTTTG ATCACATCACAGAAGACACCTTCAGGCAGACCATGGACACTTTCAGAGGAGAACAAATGCAGGTGGCTCCCAT CTACTCAGCGCTGAAGGTTGGGGGTGAGCGGATGTCTGATCGGGTGAGGAGAGGGGAGACAGTGGAACCCAAGCCTCCACGTCCTGTGGTTGTCCACTCTCTGGAACTCCTCAGTTTCAACCCCCCTCATTTCCAACTTGGTAAGGTGGAGTATAGCACAAGTAGCACAGCACAAGCAGTTTG CGGTGACCTGTGGTGCAGGCTTCTATGTGAGATCCCTTGTTCATGA
- the LOC118414910 gene encoding ly6/PLAUR domain-containing protein 1-like produces MLGVHFLVTIATMSLPPGLALQCYICTEVASRDACMRSKLVDCGADQTACMTTYNKNIAGEFWDNACITQTKCDRFVQTYADHCPKHDESICVTCCNTTGCMGQAGRGEAGTVKASTWGAMGTLVTTAVLAVLNHF; encoded by the exons ATGTTAGGAGTGCATTTCCTAGTAACAATCGCGACCATGAGCCTTCCGCCAG GACTGGCGCTGCAATGCTACATTTGCACGGAGGTGGCGAGCAGAGACGCCTGCATGCGGAGTAAGCTGGTGGACTGCGGGGCGGACCAGACTGCGTGCATGACTACATACAACA AAAACATCGCCGGAGAGTTCTGGGATAACGCCTGCATCACTCAGACCAAATGTGACAGGTTTGTCCAGACGTACGCCGACCACTGCCCCAAACATGACGAGTCCATCTGTGTGACCTGCTGCAACACGACCGGCTGTATGGGCCAGGCTGGCCGCGGTGAGGCGGGCACGGTCAAGGCCAGCACATGGGGAGCGATGGGAACTTTGGTGACGACAGCAGTCCTTGCCGTTTTGAACCATTTTTAG